The Streptomyces sp. NBC_00510 genomic interval GTTACCTCGTGCTGGGCTGGGTGGCCGTCTTCTACCTGCCCGACTTCGCGCGCACCGGCGGCAGCGCGGTGGTCGTACTCGTCATCGCCGGTGGCCTGCTCTACACCGCGGGCGCCGTCGTGTACGGACTCAAGCGCCCTGACCCTTCACCGGCCTGGTTCGGCTTCCACGAGGTGTTCCACGCCTTTACCATCGCCGCGTTCACCGCGCACTACACGGCTATCGTCCTGGCAGTCGCATGACAGCGTTCGAGGCCTCAAGGGACCTTGACGGCTAGTGTGACGTGGCTGGTGGTGGGCGGGAGGAACAGCACCGCACGGTGACGGTCGCGCCCGCCCCCAGCGAGGTGGCCCGGCTGACCCGCGCGCAGATCCAGAGCGCGCTCAAGCGCACCGGCCGCAAACGCAAGCTCGAGGCCGAAGCCGAACGGCACCTGCGGACCGGACGGGCCGGGCTGTGGCGCAGATACTGACATCGGCTCGTTGGGGTGAACTTCGGTGATGCGCCTGATAGCCCCGGTGTGGTGTCTGTATCCCGGGGTGTGTGAGATATGCGGATCGGGGCGGCATGACCGCGGTGGGAGGTCAGCGCCGTGAGTCTGTGCGGATGCAGGCAGCCGAGCTGTTCGAGCAGGGCATCAAGCCGTCGGAAGTGGCACGGCATCTGCGGGTGAGTACGCAGTCGGCTTATCAATGGCACCAGTTGTAGCGGGATGGCGGTGCGCAGGCTCGGCTTCTCGTGGCCCGAGCGGGTCTCGATGCCGTTTGTCCCGACGCTGTCTCGAGAAGCTGGTCGCGTATCTGGAACAGGGCCCGGCTGCGCATGGCTGGGTGGAGGACCAGGTGTGGACCGCGGCGAGGGTGGCCACGCTGATCGGCCGGAAGTTCCACGTCTCCTACAGCGTCCCCGGGTGCGACGAGGCTGATGCACCGGCTCGGCTTCAGCCCGCAGGTCCCCGGACGACGGGTCGCCGAGCGGGACGAGCAGGCCGTGAGCCGCCGGGCTTCCGACGGCAAGCACCACGGGAGGCCGACGGCTGAGGCCCCCACTGCATTCGCTGCCGCGGTGGGGGTCTCGTCATGTCCGGGCATGAGGCAGCCCCCGCCACAGCATCGGGGCAGGGGCGAGCCACGTGCAAGGACCTCGACGGGTGGGGGATTGACGGACCTCAAGCACTAAGCCCAGCGTTGCCCCGGCCGCACGCGGGCGCCAGCCGGGCAGCTCACGAGAGTGACGAGCGGTCCCGCCCACGGCAGCAGGGGAGGTCCGGGGGCGAAGCCGCGTCCGTGGGGCCCGCCTGGCCGCAGCTTGGGCCCCGCACGGTCAGGCGGGCGTCTGAGCGGCCCCGCCCGGCCAGAGCCAAGGGGAAGCCAGGCGGGGCCCCCCTCTCAGGATGCGTCCAGGCAACAGTCGAGGCAGCCTGATGGAGCGAGTCGAGTGGTCGTCCAACCGCCTCCGACGAGCGGTAGCCGGCGCGTCCGTGGATCGGGCAAACGCCCTGGAGGCTAAGGCTTCCGGGACTACTGGGCGCGGCGGCCATAGAGCAGGCCCCTCCTCGTCGCCTCGGAGGGGCCTGTCTCGCGTGCGAGTACCGCGTCTGGGGGGTAGACGGGCGCTCAAGCGCTGCGACCTTATCGCAACGGCGGATCGCTACCGCCCGGCCAGCGGCAGCGAACGCTACGTGTCGCGCGACCCCGCCCTGAGGGCATCGTTGACAAGCGCGGGACCGGGACGCAGGGCCAGCATGCGGCCGACGCGAGCGCGCTGCCATGCTGGACGTATGCCCGCCGCCGAGCCGCCTCTCGTGGTCGTGCACCCGCCCATCGACAGCCGCCGGAACGTGACTGTCCGCGGCTGCTACGCCGGGTGCGCCCACCGCATGGCCGACCTCCTCGACATCCTGCGCTGTGCTGGCGTCGACTGCGACCGCATCAGCCTGACCGATCCGAAGACGGTGGAATGGCGCGGCGGCGGCCCCGAGGCGTGGTGATGGGGCCGCCCGGCCCTAATCGGCCCCGTCGGGCCTGATCCGGCCGGACGGACAACTTCAGGCTACGACGAAGGTCGGCGCTCGCCACAAGCGCCGGCCCTCTGGGTTCGTCGCAGACTGCTCGAGAGGCTGCGTGAAGGGCCTCGCTCCACGAGTGAGCTGGCCGGGATGTTCGAGCTTGGGAGGCCCGCGGTTTCCGAGCACCTGGCGGTGCTCCGTACCGCCGGACTGGTGCGCGAGGAGCCACGTGGCCGGCACCGCTTCTACCACCTCCAACCGGCCCGCCTGGCCATGGTGAGCGAGTGGTTGCACCCATTTGAGCACTATTGGAAGCAGCGCGTGGACGCGGACTGCCCATGCCCTGGCGTATGCCGCGATCGGTCACCGCTACCAGGCCCGCCTGAACGGCCCCCGCCTGCCGGGCAGGCACACCGCCGAAGCTCTGGGCATCACCAAGCCCATGCGCATCGGCGACCGAACCGTATGGCCGGCCACGCTGACCTCCACGGCCCAGCGCACCGTGACCCGCTTCTGCCACTCCGCCGACCCCGTCATCGACCGCCACCACGTGCCCCCGCTACGCGGCCTGGACACCGAGGACCTGCACGCCGAGCTCGCATGCCGCGTCCTGCCCTACGCCCGCGCCGCCTGGGCCTGGCGATCACCGCTGCGGTTGCGACGGCGTCGTTGGGTCTTGCCTGAGGATGCTGGCCTGCTGGTGCCCGGGTTCGACGCGGTGGGATTCCGTGTTGAGCTGGAGCGCGACGATGATTGCGGCGAGGACTGCGAGACCGGTCGCGATGAGGAACGACAGGCGGTAGCCGTCCACCGGAGAGCTGCTGTGGCCGGAGGTGGCCGCAGCGGCGGTGGCGAGTATCGCGAGGCCGACCGCAGCACCGGTCTGCTGGCTGGTAGTGAACAGGGCCCCGGCCAGTCCCTGGTCGCCGGCCCGGACTCCGCTGGTGATCGCGATCGACGCGGCCGGCAGGGCCAGCCCGACCCCGGCCGCGGTCAGCACCAGGCCGGGCAGCACCGCTGCGGGGTAGCCGGCCCCAGCAGTGATCTGGGCAAGCCACAGCTGCCCGGCGCCCATGCTGGCCAGCCCGGCAAGCAGGAGGCCCCTGATGCTGAACCGGGCCAGCAGCCGGCGGGTGCCGAGGGTGGAGACGAATACGACGGTGACGGTCGACGGGACCAGCGCCAGGCCGGTCGCCACCGGGCTGAACCCCAGCACCTTCTGCAGGTAGAGCGAGGCGAAGTAGACGTAGCCGGCCAGGATGGCGCCGATCAGCAGCATTGCCACGATCGCGGCCCGCCGGGCCGGCTCCGCCAGGATCGACAGGGGCAGCATGGGGGCCGCCGACCGCTTCTCGGCGAACACAAAGCCCGTGGTCAGAAGCACTGCCAGGGCGAGAGCGACGAGGGTGGCGGGCGCGGTGAAGCCGTGCTGCTGCCCGCTGCTGAGCCCGAAGATCAGCGCCGCGATGCCGGTGGTCGCCAGCAGTGCCCCGCGGACATCGGCGCTGCCGCCGCTGCCGGACCGCTTTGCGGCCGGCAGTCGCGGTACCAGCGCGAGCATGATGGCGATGACCGGCGGGTTGATCAGGAACACCGCCCGCCAGCCGAAGTACTGGGTGAGCAGCCCGCCGGCCACGATCCCGGCGGTCGCGCCCGCCGCGGTGGTGGCTTGCCAGATCGCCAGCGCCCGGTTGCGGGCGCCCCCTTCTGCGTTGGTCGTCGTCAGCAGCGACAGTGCGGCCGGGGAGGCCATCGCCCCGGCCGCGCCCTGCACGATCCGGGCGGTGATCAGCATGATCGGCCACTGGGCGAGCCCGCAGGCCAGCGACGCGATCCCGAACAGGGCTAGGCCGACGGCCAGGACCTGCCGCCGGCCAAGCAGGTCCGCCAGGCGGCCGCCCGCCAGTAGCAGCGAGCCGAACGCGAGCGCGTACCCGGTAACGATCCACTGCAACTCCGCTGCGGGCATGCCCAGTTCCCGCTGGATCGACGGCAGCGCCACGTTCACGATGCTGAAGTCCAGTTGCAGCACGAACTGGGCGGCGCAGATCAGCGAGATGACAAACGCGGTCCGCTGCGAGCCGCCCGCAGCAGGCCGAGGCGTGGCGTCATTCGTCGAGTGGTCTGCCATGGGCGAATCCCCTGTCCTGGCGGTGTTCCTGACTGGTTCGTCGGCGTCAACCACGCCCGTGGGAACTTCGATGGCGGTCCGGCGGCAGCGCGCAGAGATAGACTCCATCTGTCTGGCAGATGGAAGTGTCCAGATGCGCTGCAATTCAGGCCAGGAGGCGGTGGCCGATGGAACTCAGACAGCTACGTCACTTCCTGGCGTTGGTCGAGGAACGCAGCGTCACTCGCGCCGCCAAGCGCGAGCTCATTGTGCAGTCAGGCTTGTCGAACTCGCTCCAGGCACTCGAACGCGAACTCGGTGCGGCCCTCTATGTCCGCGGAACCAGGCCCGTCCGGCTCACCGCGGCCGGCGAGGCTTTGGTGGGACCGGCTCGCCGGACCGTGACCAGCGCTGCCCAGGCGGAAGAGGCCGTACGCCACACCCGTGACGTGCTCATCGGCACACTGCGCCTTGGCGTCTCGCTCTCCGCTCAGCATCTGGTGCCGTTCGCTTCGTATCTCGGCGAGTTCACTCGCGATCATCCCGGCATCGACCTGCGCCTGCAGTACGCGCCCGCGTTGACGATGATCTCGATGGTCGAGGCGGGAGAACTGGATTGCGTCATCGGACCCGCGGTCAGCCAGGTCCCGGGCGTCCGGATGACTCGCCTGGCGCGAGAGCCGCTGCACCTCGTCTGCCGTGCTGATCACCGCCTGGCGGAGCGGGCCGAGGTCAACGTGAGACAACTCGCCGACGAGCGGTTCGTCGACGTACCCCCAGGGTGGACGGCTCGCCTGCTGAGTGACGCCGCGTTCGTCGCCGAAGGAATACAGCGCCGCGTCGTCTGTGAGGTCGGCGACTGGGAACTGTTCCTCGAGCTGGTCAGCGCGGGCGTCGGTATCGGCTTCGCTCCAGTCGGCCTGCGGTACCCGGTGCTGACCGCACCAGACAGCGTTCTGCGGCTCATCGCGGTTGAGGGAGTGCGTCTGGAAAGGCACATCTACCTGATGCTGCCCTCGGTGGGCGAGACCAGTCCGGCAGCACAGCGGTTCGCCGATCAACTGCTGCGCATCCACCCCGCGGGCAGCTGACCGACGCCTGTCAGCCGACGCAGTCCTGTCGACTCGGAAGTGGCGTGGCTGCCGGTGCGCTCATGCCGCGACCATCTGATCGTCAGATGGACTCCATCTGAGACAGGTGCGACGCAGGCGACATCGGCGGCCACGGAGGCGCGGTTGTGCCGGTCGAAACGTCCATGCCGACCGTGGACGCCGGCCGGGCGGCCGCTGCGGCCACGGGGAGCCACCACCCGGTCGGCGTCTGCACGGCCGAAGAGAAGAAGGAGTTCGCCGGGATGCACCTCACTGACCACGCCGGAGTCCGGCTCACACACGGCAAGCCCAAGGTCAACGGCGTGGAGATCCACTACGCGATCGGCGGCGCCGGCGACCTGGTGTTCTTGCTGCACGGCGTGCCGAAGACCATGTCGTACTGGCGCCACGTCGTGCCGCTGCTGACCCCGGAGGACACGGTCTAAGTCCCCCTCCTTCGGTTGCCCGAAGGAGGGGGCGGCTGGGCGGCGTCGCGCAGCGGAATCGTGATGCGTACTGGCTCAGGGCTTGAGGATCAGCTTGCCCGTGGTGGCCCCGCTTTCCAGGAGACGGTGCGCCTCGGCGGCCTCGGCCAGGGGGAAGGCGTGTGTGGCCGGTACGCGGACCTGTCCCGAGCCGACCCACCCGATGAGCTGCTGCAGGGCCGCGATCGCGGTGGGCAGCCGCAGCTCGAACCACGGGCCGAGGTTGAAGCCCACCACCGACTGGTTGGGGGCCGGGTCGTAGAGCCACGGCAGGATGGCGGTCTCGTCCAGCCGGCCGGGGGTGCCGCTGACCGACCCGAATACGACCAGGCTGCCGAAGGGCGCGAGGAGCCCGAGGGACTCGCTCAGCCGGTCACCGCCGGACATCTCGAGAGCGGCGTCGACGCCCGTGCCGCCGGTGAGGTCCCTGACCGTCTTCACCCAGTGGGGATCGCTGTAGTCGATGGCGTGGTCGGCGCCGAAGTCGAGGGCGATCTGCCGCTTCGCCTCCGTGCTCGCTCCTGCGATGACGTTGCCGGCGCCCAGGAGTTTGGCGATCTGCACCGCATATCCACCCACGCCGCCGGCCGCGGCCGGGATGAACACGCTCTGGCCCTCCTTGATGCCGAGGGTCTCGGTGAGCATCACGGTCGCGGCGAGCCCGGCCACCACGATGCCCGCCGCCGCGTTGGGCTCAAGCCCCGGGGGGATGGGGATCACATTGGGAGCGAAGGCGACGGCGAGTTCCGCGTATCCTCCGGACGCGTCCGCGCCGACCATCGCGAATACGGGCGTGCCCACGGCGGGACCGTCGACGCTCTCTCCCAGGGCCACGACGGTGCCGGCCACCTCCGCGCCGGGGACGAACGGCGACGGCGTGGGAACGGGGTAGTCGTCGCCGCGCCGGCGCATGACATCGGAGAAGTTCACCGCGGCAGCCTCGACACGGATCAGGATCTGTCCCGGACCCGGTTGAGGATCGGGCAGGTCCACCAGGCGCAGGACCTCCGGGCCGCCTTGTGCGGTCATTTGAATGGCTTTCATCATGTACTCCAGTTGGGGTGGGTGACCGGCGTCCTGCTAGAGGGCCTGGGCACAGGTAGTGGCGACCGGCCCTGGTCGAGCCGGGTTGGGACGGCAACCGGGTCTGTGCTCGAGTCGGCGAGGACCTTCATGGTTGGGCCGGTACTGCGACGCAGGTCGTCGAGCGCGCGAAGGGTTCCGGATATCGCCGGTGACCGGCTCGGTCCCAGCTCCGTCGGCTTTCGCAGCCGACTCGGCGTTGGGTACGACGGCTACGACCATGTGCCCGTGCTCCGGCAGCACCCGCAGTACGGGGCGGCCGCCGCCGAAACCGGTGGTTCGTGTCAGAACACTCATCTCGATCGCTTCCCTGCTTTTTAGCTGTTCGAGACAGACAACTTCTGAGCGGCCCCCATCCATTCCCAGGCGCAGCAGATACTTTTCTGCCCACCTGTCGCAGACAGCGATCCCCGCGAATCTCGCGGACGACTCCGAGAGCCAGCCATGAAAGGGATGGGGGCGGGCGCGAGGACCGAAGTTGTCGCAGCGCTGCGCCATCGAGGTGGCGTGTCCCTGTCTGGAACAGCTATTATGCGAAGATGGCATCGGCGTGGGAGGTCAGAGGGCGCGTATCGTCGCCCACCGCTGCGGCCAGCGGCCCCATCAGTAACGCCCTCATCCGAGTGACGCGGCTGCACGTGATGCGGGCCCGCCACCTGTTCCGGGACCTGGGCCTGCACCCCGGTCACGAACTGCTGATGATGCACTTGTGGGATACGGGGCCACTGCGGCAGTCCGACCTCGCAGCGGCTTTCGATACCGACTCGGCCTCGATGAACCGGACAGTCCAGCGCCTGGAACGAGCCGGTTTCGTCCGCCGCCGACCCGACCCCAGCGACGGGCGGGCCACCCTCGTCGAGACCACCCCTGCGGGCATGGCGCTTCGCCGCCAGGTCGAGGAGCTCTGGGCCGACCTGGAGGACGTAACCACTGGCGACATGACGCAGGACGAGCGCCTGGTGCTACTCCATGGCCTCGAACGGGTGGAGAACAACCTGGCGGCCCGCCAACGGCCCGATCCAACGTATGAGGTGCGGGAAACCTGACCCGCGCCGCAGCGCCTCGCGCGGTACCAGAAGATGCTGGCCCGTCGGCGTACGCTGAGGAACAGGCCCGACACCGGCGGTTGCCGCACGGCCCGTCAGGCCGCCGCGAAGGTGTCCAAGAAGATCGCCCGCCGGCGGCAGGACACCGCCCGCAAGTGGGCCAAGCGCGTCGTGCGCGACCATGACGCGATCGCGGTGGAGGACTTCCAGCCGAAGTTCCTCGCGAAGACCACCATGGCGCGCAAGGCGGCGGACACGGCGATCGGCGCCACGAAGGCGGCTCTGATCGAGATGGGCCGCAAGCACGGGCGGGACGTCCGCCTGGTGCATCCCGCGCACACCACCATGGACTGCGCGTCGTGCGGAGCGAGAACCAAGCACGCACTTCCTCTTTCCGAACGTACCTACACCTGCACCGTGTGCGGAGTGATCTCGCCCAGGGACAAGAACTCCGCCCGTGTGATGCTGGTCCGGGCTGGTCTCGACCTTGCTGGTGCCGATCGTGTAAGCGCTGGCGGCCCGCTGGTCCCCAGCCCACGTGAGCCATGAAGCAGCACCGCAGCAGCCATCGGCAGCGCCATCACCGCCGTTTTGCCTGGGTTGCCTCACGGCGTGCGAACGAAACCGCGACGACGGTTTGCCCGTATCGAGCGTGACCGCTGACATGCCGACCTGACCCCCCAGCTCGACGTGACCCTCGAAGACACGGGCGGCGACCGCGCAAAACTCAACGTCCACCTCGCCGGCCCCCGACAACCTCGGCCACCTGGACCACATCAGCGTCGTCGTGGACAACGACGATAAGGAACGCCAGCTCACGCACGAAGTCGACGTCACGCAAGCCGAGATCGACGCCCACGTGTGGGGCCCGTTCAAGTTCGTGCATGGTGCGGACGGTGCCGACGCGCACGGCCGGTCGGTCGCCTCCTTCGCGCTCACCGTGGGCCGCGGCCGGCCGTTCGCGATGGTGCGCACAGACCCCGGCCACTGGATGGGCACGCGGACCCGCGACCAGCGGCAGGAGGAGTACCGGGGCCACCCGGTCCGGCTCCGCATCACCTGCCGCCGCGGGGCCGAGGAATGGGCGCTCGCCCGCCAGGTCCCCAAACCTGTCCAGATCGGCCAGCAGCCGTGACGCCTCGCCGGCGCTGGTCAGGCCGGGCGTGGCCGGCAGGTGCCGCGGCGGCATGGCCACCCCCAGCACGGCGTCGGCGGTGGTACGGGCGATCGGCCGGCTGACCCCGCGCAGCAGACGACGGACCAAGGTCACCGAGACCCCGGAACGGTCGGCGATGTCCTGGGCTGACGTGCCCTGCGCCCGTAGTCGCTGCGCCCACGCGATTGTCGGCCCGGGAGCCACCCGGGCGCTGCCCCGCTTGCGCAGCTCCGCGTCTCACTGGGGGCGCGCTCGTCGCGCCGCTTGCCGGCATACGAGCAGGCGGCAGCCGTAGTCCGCGCACGACGGCTGCCCATGGCGCACGTTGGAGTTCTTCGGCCTGGCGCGAGGCGGGTCTCGGCCGGGCGGCGTCACGTGCGGGAACGATGTTCATGCGGTTGCCCTGCCAGATGCTCGTGGATCGCGGCATGCGAGGCGCCGGTCGGCACCGAAGGCCTGGTGCGTGCTGACGTCGGTGACCGTATCGGGCGACTCCGACAGAGGCAGGGTCGCACCCGCAAACAGGGAGGGGACGGTCGCGACGGTGCCGCGCTGTCCCGTGTGACGGTACGGGCGGCTCGATCCGAGCTCCGTTGCTCTACGCCGGGCACACCTTCAACTGTCTTGCGTGACCTGCGGAAACGTTAACTACCCGGCCTTGGGGAAACCTCACGTGGGTCATCCACCGGGAAGGCGGTCTCTTCAGTGAAGCGGGCCACGGTGGCCCGCACGTCGTTTTGCATGGCCTCACTGCCGATCAGGCGGCTGACCCGGACCATGACGCGCAGTGCGGTCGCCCAGGTGTCTGCCTGAGTGCTGAGCCAGGCGCGGGAGGAAGCGGGGCGGTTGCGCAGGAGCGCGTGGTAGAGCAGGTGGCTCTCGAGGGACAGTCGCCAGGCGGCGTCGCCGTCGGTCTCGGGGTCGACGGCCGCGGCGAGGACGGAGAGGGACCGGGCGTGCGCGGGAGCGGTCGCCTGGTCAGACATGCGGGCGGAGGCGGAGTAAGACTCCTGTCGGGTCAGCACCCGGCGCAGCACGGCAACGCCGACCACTCCGGTCGCCGCGCCCGCTGTGCGGAGCACCTCGTCCAGGGAGCGGGGGTGCGGCTGCGTGAGGGTGCGCTGCTCCCGCTCCACGGCCGTCGCAGACAGCTCGGCGGCGTGGGCCAGGAAGGGCTGGGCCTGTGCGGTGCGTCCGGCCGCGCGCAGATGCACGCCCTTGCGGGCCAGCGCCTTCGCGGGGTCGCCCCAGCCCTGCTCGACGACGTGGAGCACCATGTCGTCGACGGCCAGTGCCGAGGGCCAGTTCCCCTTGGCCGCTTCCAACGCGGAGGCGGTGTCCGCGGCCATGTCGATCATGTATCCGAGGTGGGCGGACGGGTCGGTGTTCACGGCAGCGAAGCCCTCGTTGTATCGGGCCAGGGCCTGTCCGGCGCAGGCCAGCGCCTGGTCGGTGTCGCCGTGGATCCGGTGGACGACCGCGGCCTGGCTCAGGACCCGCGCCAGGTCGAGGGATCGCGGCGGCCCCTCCGCATGGACACCCCGCCGGGCGTACGCGGTCAGGGCCCGGTCGATGTCCGTCAGCGCCGATACAGGGTGCCCAGCGAGGCCGTGGGCACCGGTCCTGCGCGCCTGGACGTCAGCAACGAGCAGGTCCACCTCCGGTGCCGCGGACATGACGTAGTGGTGCTCACTGTCCTCCAGCACCTTGGCCGCCTCGTCCGGCTCTCCACTGGCGACGAGAGAGGAGCCCAGGGAATACAGCACGGCGGCGAGCTTCTCGTGCACCGCGGCAGCACCCGGATGCCGACGGAGCCGGCCTCGCAGTATCCCCACGGCCCGCCGGTGCGCGGAAAGCGCCTCCGTAATCCGCCCCGACCGCTGCGCCGCTAGGCCCATCCAGAATTGCTGGTCGGCCTTGGTCTCCCACCGTGCCATCGCGGTCCTCCCAGCCACCGATCGCTGTGCGAGTCAACTGCCCTTCCCGACAGCAGTGTCACGCATCTTTCAGGTGTACGGGCTACAACGTGGCAATCGCTGTTGGGTGTGGGTCTGTACGGTCTTCGGACCTGTCTCGCATTCGGTGGTGGCGGAGAGTTGTGAGGGTCGTTGGCCTTTATGTGGTGGATGTCAACGAGCTTGTGCAGATGGTGTTTTCGGGTCCGCCCCGCTGGTCATGGAGGATGTGGCCGGCGAGGGTGAGCGGATCGTGGTGCGGGCCCGGACGCCGTTGGACACCGCGGTCTGCCAGGTGTGCCGGGCCTCGTCGGGTCGGGTGCACGGCTATCACTGGCGGACGGTGGCCGACGTTCCGGTCGACGGGCGGTCCCGTACTCGGTCCCACTCACCCGGAGGGAGTACCACCCCTTGAGCACACCGACCCCGTCCACCAGCCAGGCGCGCCGCAGGATCCCGTACAGGGGATGGGGCGCCGCCCTGGCCGTCCTGGTCTGGAGTCCCTTCGTGCTGTGGCGGGAGTGGAGGACTGCGAGGTGGCCCCGGTCCCCTACGCGCTGCCGACGATCGCCACCGCCGTTGCAATCGGCATTGGCGCCCTGGCGGACCGTGCCTGTTCCAGGCG includes:
- a CDS encoding helix-turn-helix domain-containing protein — encoded protein: MTAVGGQRRESVRMQAAELFEQGIKPSEVARHLRVSTQSAYQWHQL
- a CDS encoding metalloregulator ArsR/SmtB family transcription factor — protein: MLERLREGPRSTSELAGMFELGRPAVSEHLAVLRTAGLVREEPRGRHRFYHLQPARLAMVSEWLHPFEHYWKQRVDADCPCPGVCRDRSPLPGPPERPPPAGQAHRRSSGHHQAHAHRRPNRMAGHADLHGPAHRDPLLPLRRPRHRPPPRAPATRPGHRGPARRARMPRPALRPRRLGLAITAAVATASLGLA
- a CDS encoding LysR family transcriptional regulator; protein product: MELRQLRHFLALVEERSVTRAAKRELIVQSGLSNSLQALERELGAALYVRGTRPVRLTAAGEALVGPARRTVTSAAQAEEAVRHTRDVLIGTLRLGVSLSAQHLVPFASYLGEFTRDHPGIDLRLQYAPALTMISMVEAGELDCVIGPAVSQVPGVRMTRLAREPLHLVCRADHRLAERAEVNVRQLADERFVDVPPGWTARLLSDAAFVAEGIQRRVVCEVGDWELFLELVSAGVGIGFAPVGLRYPVLTAPDSVLRLIAVEGVRLERHIYLMLPSVGETSPAAQRFADQLLRIHPAGS
- a CDS encoding zinc-binding dehydrogenase; the protein is MTAQGGPEVLRLVDLPDPQPGPGQILIRVEAAAVNFSDVMRRRGDDYPVPTPSPFVPGAEVAGTVVALGESVDGPAVGTPVFAMVGADASGGYAELAVAFAPNVIPIPPGLEPNAAAGIVVAGLAATVMLTETLGIKEGQSVFIPAAAGGVGGYAVQIAKLLGAGNVIAGASTEAKRQIALDFGADHAIDYSDPHWVKTVRDLTGGTGVDAALEMSGGDRLSESLGLLAPFGSLVVFGSVSGTPGRLDETAILPWLYDPAPNQSVVGFNLGPWFELRLPTAIAALQQLIGWVGSGQVRVPATHAFPLAEAAEAHRLLESGATTGKLILKP
- a CDS encoding MFS transporter, yielding MADHSTNDATPRPAAGGSQRTAFVISLICAAQFVLQLDFSIVNVALPSIQRELGMPAAELQWIVTGYALAFGSLLLAGGRLADLLGRRQVLAVGLALFGIASLACGLAQWPIMLITARIVQGAAGAMASPAALSLLTTTNAEGGARNRALAIWQATTAAGATAGIVAGGLLTQYFGWRAVFLINPPVIAIMLALVPRLPAAKRSGSGGSADVRGALLATTGIAALIFGLSSGQQHGFTAPATLVALALAVLLTTGFVFAEKRSAAPMLPLSILAEPARRAAIVAMLLIGAILAGYVYFASLYLQKVLGFSPVATGLALVPSTVTVVFVSTLGTRRLLARFSIRGLLLAGLASMGAGQLWLAQITAGAGYPAAVLPGLVLTAAGVGLALPAASIAITSGVRAGDQGLAGALFTTSQQTGAAVGLAILATAAAATSGHSSSPVDGYRLSFLIATGLAVLAAIIVALQLNTESHRVEPGHQQASILRQDPTTPSQPQR
- a CDS encoding MarR family winged helix-turn-helix transcriptional regulator produces the protein MASAWEVRGRVSSPTAAASGPISNALIRVTRLHVMRARHLFRDLGLHPGHELLMMHLWDTGPLRQSDLAAAFDTDSASMNRTVQRLERAGFVRRRPDPSDGRATLVETTPAGMALRRQVEELWADLEDVTTGDMTQDERLVLLHGLERVENNLAARQRPDPTYEVRET